The Candidatus Acidiferrales bacterium genome has a segment encoding these proteins:
- a CDS encoding 2-oxoacid:ferredoxin oxidoreductase subunit beta → MAITGGNGEVQAKKYTAKDFASDQDVRWCPGCGDYSILAQMQRILPELDVSKEKHVFVSGIGCSSRFPYYMEAYGVHGIHGRAPAIATGVKTANPDLTVWVATGDGDALSIGGNHFIHALRRNVGLKILLFNNRIYGLTKGQYSPTSELGKKTKSTPYGTVDYPFNPVQLALGAAGTFVARSMDRDPKHLQQILLRAARHHGTAFLEIYQNCNVFNDGAFEILTEKETKADNVVYLENGKPLIFGKENDKGIRLNVFTPEVVSLKDGKWSVNDILVYNESSLDLAVLLATFSERPGLPTPVGVFYQVERKSYEELMIEQIEAVTKKRGAGDLDKLLKSGNTWVVSAN, encoded by the coding sequence ATGGCTATAACTGGTGGAAATGGTGAAGTCCAGGCGAAGAAATATACGGCGAAAGATTTCGCTTCAGATCAGGATGTAAGGTGGTGTCCCGGATGTGGTGACTACTCTATTCTGGCGCAGATGCAGAGAATTCTTCCCGAGCTCGACGTCTCGAAAGAAAAACACGTATTTGTGTCAGGCATCGGCTGCTCGAGCAGGTTTCCGTATTACATGGAAGCCTACGGTGTTCATGGAATACATGGACGTGCTCCAGCAATTGCAACCGGAGTGAAAACCGCGAATCCGGATCTTACCGTCTGGGTCGCGACCGGTGACGGCGACGCGCTTTCGATCGGTGGAAATCATTTCATACACGCATTACGGCGAAATGTTGGCTTGAAGATACTTCTGTTCAATAACAGGATTTACGGCTTGACGAAAGGTCAATACTCACCGACCTCTGAGCTCGGCAAGAAAACAAAGTCGACGCCTTACGGGACGGTAGATTATCCGTTCAACCCTGTTCAGCTTGCGCTTGGCGCCGCCGGGACTTTCGTGGCGCGCTCGATGGACCGCGATCCCAAGCATCTTCAGCAGATTCTTCTTCGTGCAGCGAGACATCATGGAACAGCTTTCCTGGAAATTTACCAGAACTGCAACGTCTTTAATGACGGAGCATTCGAGATCCTTACCGAGAAAGAAACGAAAGCGGACAATGTCGTCTACCTAGAAAACGGTAAGCCGTTGATCTTCGGAAAGGAAAACGACAAAGGAATTAGGTTGAACGTTTTCACGCCGGAAGTCGTATCTTTGAAAGACGGCAAATGGAGTGTGAACGACATTCTGGTTTACAACGAATCTTCGCTTGACCTTGCAGTGCTCCTCGCGACTTTCAGCGAGAGACCGGGTCTCCCGACACCTGTCGGAGTTTTTTACCAGGTCGAGCGGAAGAGCTACGAAGAATTGATGATCGAGCAAATAGAAGCAGTTACAAAAAAGAGAGGTGCCGGAGATCTTGACAAACTCTTAAAGTCCGGTAATACCTGGGTCGTTTCTGCAAACTAG
- a CDS encoding bifunctional oligoribonuclease/PAP phosphatase NrnA: MIHSPVLAVKEIANIFRMLVDDNVKFVLTTHVNPDADGLGSELALHRFLKKLRKSSAILNHSETPANHAFMDYDNEIKKFDPEKDGKLVLGADVLVAVDMNNPSRLRSMEKSFLESKARKVIIDHHLEAQDFVDYQLIDLDSPATAEIVYKCLMAYDPNLLDKGIAEALYAAIMTDTGSFRFPRTDGDIHRVTAHLLDVGVDPNYIYNNLYEQNSIGRTRLLGEVLQNVQLAYEGKVAYFSITQEQLKKNRVVPDETEQFANYAGAISGVVVSIFFMELPDGIKISFRSKGDVSVNELAKLYGGGGHKNAAGARLFGAHLDEIIPRVLKDASRILPSKNISEEK; this comes from the coding sequence ATGATCCACTCACCGGTCCTTGCCGTGAAAGAAATTGCGAACATTTTCAGGATGCTGGTCGATGACAACGTCAAGTTTGTTCTGACCACTCATGTTAACCCGGACGCCGACGGACTTGGATCGGAACTTGCCTTGCATCGATTCTTGAAAAAATTAAGAAAGTCATCTGCAATATTAAATCACAGTGAGACGCCGGCAAACCATGCTTTCATGGACTACGATAACGAAATTAAGAAATTTGATCCCGAAAAGGACGGCAAACTCGTTCTCGGCGCAGATGTATTGGTTGCCGTTGACATGAACAATCCTTCCCGATTGCGAAGCATGGAGAAATCTTTTCTTGAAAGCAAAGCAAGGAAAGTGATCATCGATCATCATCTCGAAGCACAGGATTTTGTGGACTACCAGCTCATAGATTTGGATTCTCCTGCGACGGCAGAAATTGTTTATAAATGCCTGATGGCTTATGATCCTAACCTTTTGGATAAAGGAATTGCCGAAGCTTTATATGCTGCGATAATGACGGACACTGGTTCATTTCGTTTTCCACGGACGGATGGAGATATTCATCGCGTCACGGCCCATCTTCTCGATGTCGGTGTCGACCCGAACTACATCTATAACAATTTATACGAGCAGAATTCGATTGGCAGGACTAGACTTCTCGGTGAAGTTCTCCAGAACGTTCAATTGGCTTACGAAGGAAAAGTGGCATACTTCTCGATCACCCAAGAGCAGCTGAAAAAGAATCGCGTTGTTCCGGATGAGACGGAACAATTTGCTAACTACGCAGGCGCAATTTCCGGGGTCGTGGTCTCAATTTTTTTCATGGAGCTGCCGGATGGAATCAAGATCAGCTTCAGGTCCAAGGGTGATGTTTCCGTGAACGAGCTCGCAAAACTTTACGGGGGAGGAGGGCACAAGAATGCGGCGGGCGCGAGGCTGTTCGGCGCGCATCTCGATGAAATAATACCGAGAGTTTTGAAAGACGCATCAAGAATCCTGCCATCGAAAAATATTTCGGAGGAGAAATGA
- a CDS encoding leucyl aminopeptidase: protein MKFEFLEKKATAVKSDALILLLTKDDLAAGKEGKVHYGKVDHLFGDHKKQIEAALKAGGFEGDKEQELSVYSVGAHRIVFLIGLGEKSQLTNEKIRRTAAAGIKGARHAKAKSAVISTLDSTVEQLSDYETVHAIVEGIKLGYYRFDKYLTQRKEKSEVEGVTVALENVSSAIGKKAARDAEILCDAVCLTRDLSNAPANEVYPEVLAEVASDMAKKYHLQARILDEKQIRKLKMGGLLAVNSGSARPPRFITMEYKGNPKSRDWYAIVGKGITFDSGGISIKPSSNMGEMKMDMAGAAAVIGTMQAVAALKIPVNIAGIAPCTENLPSGSAYKPGDVVTTMSGITIEVDNTDAEGRIILSDGLYYAQRYRPKAIIDLATLTGACVVALGQHATGMFGTGDEVMAQLKEAGEKTYERVWQMPIFEEYEKQIKSDIADVKNVGGRWAGAITAALFLKKFVGDYPWVHLDIAGTAMLEEVTDYAPKGGSGVGVRLLTQFFKQIAS from the coding sequence ATGAAATTCGAGTTTCTGGAGAAAAAAGCTACCGCCGTAAAATCGGATGCCCTCATCCTTTTGCTCACCAAGGACGATTTAGCTGCCGGAAAAGAGGGAAAGGTGCACTATGGTAAAGTGGATCATCTCTTCGGTGATCATAAAAAACAAATTGAGGCGGCTTTGAAGGCCGGCGGCTTTGAAGGCGACAAGGAGCAGGAGCTTTCAGTGTATTCTGTCGGAGCTCATCGCATCGTTTTCCTGATCGGCCTGGGAGAGAAATCTCAACTGACAAATGAAAAAATCAGGCGTACGGCCGCTGCCGGCATAAAAGGGGCAAGACATGCAAAGGCAAAGTCGGCAGTCATTTCAACTCTCGATTCGACCGTTGAACAGCTGAGCGATTACGAAACTGTCCATGCGATTGTTGAAGGGATCAAACTTGGCTATTACAGATTTGACAAGTATTTAACTCAGAGGAAGGAAAAATCTGAAGTCGAAGGAGTTACCGTGGCCCTCGAAAATGTGAGCTCGGCGATCGGAAAGAAAGCGGCGCGTGATGCCGAGATTCTTTGCGACGCCGTTTGTCTGACGCGCGACCTGTCGAATGCGCCTGCGAACGAAGTTTATCCTGAAGTGCTTGCCGAAGTTGCATCGGACATGGCGAAGAAATATCATCTTCAGGCGAGAATTCTCGATGAAAAGCAGATTCGGAAACTGAAAATGGGCGGACTGCTCGCGGTCAATTCCGGGAGTGCGAGGCCACCTCGATTTATTACGATGGAATATAAAGGCAATCCGAAGAGCAGAGATTGGTACGCAATCGTCGGAAAGGGGATTACCTTCGACAGTGGCGGAATTTCGATCAAGCCATCGTCCAATATGGGTGAGATGAAGATGGATATGGCAGGCGCTGCAGCTGTCATAGGGACCATGCAGGCGGTTGCTGCCCTAAAAATCCCTGTCAACATTGCCGGGATTGCACCGTGCACCGAAAATCTCCCCAGCGGCTCTGCCTATAAACCGGGCGACGTCGTGACCACGATGTCGGGAATTACGATTGAGGTTGATAATACCGACGCCGAGGGCAGAATTATCTTGTCCGATGGACTTTATTACGCCCAGCGATATCGACCCAAAGCGATAATTGATCTTGCGACTCTGACCGGCGCGTGTGTTGTCGCGCTCGGTCAGCATGCGACGGGGATGTTCGGAACCGGCGACGAGGTAATGGCACAGCTGAAAGAGGCGGGCGAGAAAACTTATGAGCGCGTGTGGCAAATGCCCATCTTTGAAGAATATGAGAAGCAAATAAAAAGTGACATTGCGGATGTAAAGAACGTCGGCGGACGCTGGGCAGGAGCGATTACCGCCGCACTGTTTCTGAAGAAGTTTGTGGGGGATTATCCGTGGGTTCATCTCGATATCGCCGGGACTGCGATGCTTGAAGAGGTGACAGATTATGCGCCGAAAGGCGGATCTGGTGTCGGCGTCAGACTCCTGACGCAGTTCTTTAAGCAAATCGCTTCGTAG
- the trxA gene encoding thioredoxin: MSNIIEASTASFKTEVLDSTTPVLVDFWAPWCGPCRMVAPLVEEIAKEYGDKLKVFKVNTDENMDIAIKYNIVSIPTLGFFRGGEMVDRIIGAVPKKVIVEKISKTLDMN, from the coding sequence ATGTCAAATATTATTGAAGCATCAACCGCAAGTTTCAAAACTGAAGTTTTAGATTCGACGACGCCGGTGTTGGTTGACTTCTGGGCCCCGTGGTGCGGACCATGCAGGATGGTTGCACCTCTTGTGGAGGAGATCGCGAAGGAATACGGCGACAAATTGAAAGTATTCAAAGTTAACACAGATGAGAACATGGATATCGCCATAAAGTACAACATTGTGAGTATTCCGACGCTCGGATTCTTCCGAGGAGGAGAGATGGTCGACAGGATAATTGGGGCAGTGCCCAAGAAAGTGATCGTCGAAAAAATATCGAAAACCCTGGATATGAATTAG
- a CDS encoding TlpA disulfide reductase family protein, with product MEHKVKRGGFLEEHFHLIVIGVIALVAGAVYLGESSSSNSASATNLPKQSATVGTNREIAPDFTLTSIDGKTIKLSDYRGKVVILDFWATWCAPCKAEIPDFIKLSSQYKSHDFQMLGVSLDEGGLKEVAPFMKQLGMNYPVVLGTEEVVSAYGGIRGIPTTFVIDKNGFVRAVFEGYRDATVFENLVKQLLFESMSSEDRK from the coding sequence ATGGAACACAAAGTAAAGCGAGGAGGATTTCTGGAAGAGCATTTCCATTTGATTGTAATAGGTGTAATAGCACTCGTAGCAGGCGCTGTGTATTTAGGAGAGTCGAGCAGCAGTAATTCTGCATCGGCCACAAATCTTCCGAAGCAATCTGCGACCGTAGGTACGAACAGGGAAATTGCTCCGGATTTCACGCTGACCTCGATTGACGGGAAAACAATCAAGCTGTCTGATTACCGCGGAAAAGTTGTTATCCTAGATTTTTGGGCGACATGGTGTGCGCCATGCAAAGCGGAGATCCCGGATTTCATCAAGCTTTCTTCTCAGTATAAAAGCCATGATTTCCAGATGCTCGGAGTGTCTTTGGATGAAGGTGGATTGAAGGAGGTCGCACCGTTCATGAAGCAACTCGGGATGAATTATCCGGTTGTCCTGGGCACTGAAGAAGTCGTGTCGGCATATGGGGGCATTAGAGGAATACCGACAACGTTCGTGATCGATAAGAATGGTTTTGTTCGGGCGGTGTTTGAAGGCTACCGCGATGCCACTGTGTTTGAGAATTTGGTCAAACAACTTTTGTTCGAATCGATGTCTTCGGAAGATCGAAAATGA
- a CDS encoding OsmC family protein, with protein sequence MKIQLKQVEGNTFLAKGESNHWTTIDTSLKDGGAGAASGPMEMILMALAGCTAMDVVSILQKKRAGMTRLEINVAGERADDFPKVFKKIHITYIIHGKVRKEDAEHAVSLSQEKYCSVAGMLKKAVELTYNIQLDD encoded by the coding sequence ATGAAGATACAGCTAAAGCAGGTTGAAGGGAATACGTTCCTGGCCAAAGGCGAGTCGAATCACTGGACCACGATAGACACTTCTCTAAAAGACGGTGGTGCAGGTGCCGCATCGGGTCCGATGGAGATGATTCTGATGGCGCTTGCGGGCTGCACCGCGATGGACGTCGTCTCCATATTGCAGAAGAAGCGCGCGGGGATGACGCGGCTCGAAATAAATGTCGCGGGTGAACGCGCCGACGATTTTCCCAAGGTGTTCAAGAAGATTCACATCACTTACATAATTCATGGGAAAGTCAGGAAGGAAGATGCCGAGCATGCGGTTTCTTTATCGCAGGAAAAATATTGTTCCGTTGCCGGTATGCTGAAGAAAGCTGTCGAGCTCACCTACAACATACAACTTGACGACTGA
- the surE gene encoding 5'/3'-nucleotidase SurE, with product MGKKPQILISNDDGIDAPGLYVLAKRLKQFADVAVVAPSIQQSAVGHAITVRTPLRAHEFRRDGKLFGYAVDGTPADCIKLAIRSLIKPKPDLIISGINDGLNTAVNVIYSGTVSAATEGTILGIPSIAVSIEYTQKPDFEPAAKVASAIAKYILKHGIPKDTILNINVPSIPAKRIKGIKFTRQGRSRWDDKFYLRKDPKNRDYYWLAGDMRILDHDENVDQVALRSGFVSVTPIHFDLTHHKFLEKMQKEWNGKFKLRF from the coding sequence ATGGGAAAAAAACCACAAATCCTGATATCGAACGACGACGGAATCGACGCCCCGGGACTCTACGTCCTCGCCAAGCGACTCAAGCAATTCGCAGATGTCGCAGTCGTGGCGCCGAGCATTCAACAAAGCGCAGTCGGGCACGCGATAACTGTTCGAACACCTTTGCGCGCTCATGAATTTAGACGTGATGGAAAGCTGTTCGGATATGCGGTGGATGGAACACCGGCGGATTGTATCAAACTGGCAATCCGGTCACTCATCAAACCGAAACCGGATCTTATCATCTCCGGAATAAATGACGGCCTCAACACCGCCGTGAACGTTATTTACTCGGGAACCGTCAGCGCGGCCACCGAGGGAACAATTCTGGGCATTCCGTCGATAGCGGTTTCGATTGAGTACACGCAAAAACCTGACTTTGAGCCTGCCGCAAAGGTTGCCTCGGCAATTGCAAAGTATATTCTGAAACACGGCATCCCAAAGGATACAATCCTGAACATAAATGTACCGTCGATCCCAGCAAAAAGAATTAAGGGAATAAAATTTACTCGACAAGGCCGTTCAAGATGGGACGACAAGTTCTACTTGCGGAAAGATCCAAAGAACAGGGATTATTACTGGCTTGCAGGCGATATGCGGATACTTGATCACGATGAGAATGTCGATCAGGTTGCACTGAGATCGGGATTTGTTTCCGTTACCCCGATACACTTCGATCTGACGCATCACAAGTTCCTGGAGAAAATGCAAAAAGAATGGAACGGAAAATTTAAGCTGAGATTTTAG
- the secD gene encoding protein translocase subunit SecD, whose amino-acid sequence MRKNRFKIILIVAAIALALYYLYPTYQSASYQKKLTQLSGQVKYADYLGSHPLPQMPDSVKRLYLDSLKSSFSADSLQYYDANANSIVDAKLKRIKLGLDLQGGMHIVLEVNIVKMLEDMAKNKDQTFDQIMQQVAAQAKQTEASPLDLLKQQFDQRGIRLSRYYGDIRDDNSKVMSYLSDQTKTAVDRAMEIVRNRVDQYGVSEPSIQKQGSTRFIVELPGVSNESEVRQLLQGTALLEFKLLKPPDVVIKVYQAIDNILAGKTDTLSASSDTAASDSNMTAEQFARKHPFFALVRINSQSGDAYVAENDRDRLMRTLNREDVARVIPTDFQFLFSAKPQIVAQGQKFYELFVVKKDAELTGGVVTDAQARIDPTSSQPIVEMKMSSDGARDWARITGANINKRIAIVLDNAVYSAPVVRNRITGGNSQIEGMANVEEANLLAIVLRAGALPAPVDIVEERNVGPSLGEDSIKNGVTSGVIGLGVIVLFMIFYYRTGGSAADFALLLNILFILGVLAAFHATLTLPGIAGMILTIAVAVDANVLIYERIREELTTGKTLRAAIDQGYSKAYSAIFDANIISFFTGAILYQFGTGPVQGFALTLMIGIVASLFSAIIITRVIFDLMVERGATHINFG is encoded by the coding sequence TTGCGTAAAAATCGCTTTAAGATAATCTTGATTGTTGCCGCAATTGCGCTTGCACTTTACTATCTTTACCCCACTTACCAGAGCGCATCTTATCAGAAAAAACTGACGCAGCTTTCCGGTCAGGTCAAATACGCGGATTACCTTGGGTCTCATCCTCTACCGCAAATGCCGGATTCGGTGAAGCGTCTGTATCTCGACAGCCTGAAATCTTCTTTTTCAGCCGACAGCCTTCAGTATTATGATGCCAACGCCAACAGCATTGTAGACGCCAAACTAAAGAGAATAAAACTCGGTCTCGACTTACAGGGCGGCATGCACATAGTTCTCGAAGTGAACATCGTGAAGATGCTTGAGGACATGGCGAAGAATAAGGACCAGACGTTCGACCAGATCATGCAGCAGGTTGCAGCCCAGGCGAAGCAGACCGAGGCATCGCCGCTCGATCTGTTAAAGCAGCAGTTTGACCAGCGCGGTATCCGGCTCAGCCGGTATTACGGAGATATCCGAGATGACAACAGCAAAGTTATGTCCTATCTTAGTGACCAGACAAAGACCGCCGTTGACCGCGCCATGGAGATAGTCAGGAACCGCGTTGACCAGTATGGTGTGTCGGAGCCTTCGATACAGAAGCAAGGGAGCACAAGATTTATCGTCGAGCTTCCAGGCGTGAGCAACGAGTCGGAAGTGAGGCAGCTGCTTCAGGGCACGGCGCTGCTTGAATTCAAACTCCTCAAGCCGCCTGACGTCGTCATAAAAGTATATCAGGCTATCGACAATATCCTTGCGGGTAAGACCGACACTCTTTCGGCCTCATCTGATACGGCGGCTTCAGACTCGAACATGACTGCGGAACAATTTGCGCGCAAACATCCGTTCTTTGCACTCGTACGAATTAATTCACAGAGCGGCGATGCTTACGTTGCGGAAAACGACCGCGATAGGCTTATGCGGACGCTTAACCGCGAAGATGTTGCACGGGTTATTCCGACCGATTTCCAATTTCTGTTCAGTGCAAAGCCGCAGATTGTCGCACAGGGTCAAAAGTTTTATGAGCTTTTTGTCGTGAAGAAAGATGCCGAGTTGACCGGCGGAGTTGTCACAGATGCTCAGGCACGGATCGATCCGACCAGCAGCCAGCCGATCGTCGAAATGAAAATGAGTTCTGATGGTGCGCGCGACTGGGCGCGAATCACAGGGGCGAACATTAATAAGCGCATAGCCATCGTTCTTGATAATGCAGTTTATTCTGCGCCTGTGGTGCGAAATAGAATCACGGGAGGAAATTCGCAGATCGAAGGGATGGCAAATGTTGAAGAAGCGAATTTGCTTGCGATCGTACTTCGTGCCGGCGCTCTTCCTGCTCCTGTGGATATCGTCGAGGAAAGGAACGTCGGTCCTTCGCTCGGTGAAGACTCAATTAAGAACGGCGTTACTTCGGGTGTAATCGGACTCGGAGTTATCGTCCTATTTATGATTTTCTACTATCGCACCGGCGGTTCTGCAGCTGACTTCGCGCTTCTTCTAAATATCCTGTTTATTCTCGGGGTCCTCGCCGCTTTCCATGCGACGTTGACACTCCCCGGTATCGCCGGAATGATCCTGACAATTGCAGTTGCCGTCGATGCCAATGTGTTAATATACGAGCGCATTCGAGAAGAACTCACGACCGGCAAGACCCTGAGAGCGGCAATAGATCAAGGGTACTCGAAGGCGTATTCTGCAATTTTCGATGCGAACATAATTTCATTTTTTACCGGTGCGATACTATATCAGTTCGGAACCGGACCGGTTCAAGGATTCGCGCTGACGTTAATGATCGGTATAGTCGCAAGTCTTTTCAGTGCAATCATTATCACGCGAGTCATTTTCGATTTGATGGTGGAGCGCGGCGCGACTCACATAAACTTTGGATGA
- the secF gene encoding protein translocase subunit SecF — MRFFPRTSVDFIGKRYIWYTVSATLILLGLITIAIRGLNYGIDFKGGTELTLSFSPAPDIGAVRSSLDKIGFGDAEIKTFGADNQLLIRVKATDQGDPTDKIKSQLESSLPNTQIQFLQGNNIGPKIGQELRRDAVMAIFYVLIAILIYVSFRFQFIYALGAVLALFHDVLITLGAVAIFGWLVPWLNLEVNQTIVAAFLTLVGYSMNDTVVIFDRIRENLKIYKGENLIRVMNRSINDTLSRTIITSSTAFAVLLVLLIFGGEVTRGFAFSMLIGVVTGTYSSIYVASAIVVDYNVYVKKVDLRLTETQSPVLEIEKRYEVAAKRA; from the coding sequence ATGCGTTTTTTCCCTAGAACAAGTGTTGACTTCATTGGAAAGCGGTACATTTGGTACACCGTATCGGCGACTCTGATACTCCTCGGTCTGATTACGATTGCCATCCGCGGGTTGAACTACGGCATTGATTTCAAAGGCGGGACGGAATTGACTCTCAGTTTCAGCCCGGCTCCCGATATCGGGGCTGTGCGCTCATCGCTTGACAAGATCGGTTTCGGTGACGCCGAGATCAAAACTTTCGGAGCGGACAACCAGCTTTTGATTCGTGTGAAAGCGACTGATCAAGGGGATCCTACGGATAAGATAAAAAGTCAATTGGAGAGTTCTTTGCCGAACACGCAGATTCAGTTCCTTCAGGGAAACAATATCGGACCGAAGATAGGTCAGGAGCTGAGACGCGACGCAGTGATGGCAATTTTCTATGTACTGATAGCGATTCTCATATATGTTTCATTCCGTTTCCAATTTATTTATGCTCTGGGCGCCGTGCTTGCTTTGTTCCATGACGTCCTGATTACACTCGGCGCGGTTGCGATTTTCGGCTGGCTTGTGCCATGGCTCAATCTTGAGGTCAACCAGACGATCGTCGCGGCATTTCTCACGCTCGTCGGCTACTCGATGAACGACACGGTCGTTATTTTCGACAGGATCAGGGAAAATTTAAAAATATACAAAGGGGAAAACTTAATCCGCGTGATGAACCGGAGCATAAACGATACGTTGAGCCGCACTATTATTACCTCGAGCACCGCCTTCGCGGTACTCCTCGTCCTGCTTATTTTCGGCGGAGAAGTGACAAGAGGTTTTGCGTTCTCGATGTTGATCGGAGTGGTTACGGGAACGTATTCTTCAATTTACGTTGCGTCTGCCATTGTGGTTGACTATAATGTTTATGTTAAAAAGGTTGACCTGCGTTTGACTGAAACACAGTCGCCTGTATTAGAAATCGAGAAGCGATATGAAGTTGCGGCAAAAAGAGCTTAA
- a CDS encoding STAS domain-containing protein, translating into MKLRQKELKNGVVLFEVEGNIVGGPDAMVLSDEVRKLVDGGIKNFIVDMKSVEHINSSGLGILIASLNTVRQAGGDMKIANAGSRVLDLFKITKLNQIFNSYKSVDEAAKELT; encoded by the coding sequence ATGAAGTTGCGGCAAAAAGAGCTTAAGAACGGCGTCGTCCTGTTTGAAGTCGAAGGAAACATCGTGGGCGGACCAGATGCCATGGTGTTGAGCGACGAAGTTCGCAAATTAGTCGACGGTGGGATCAAGAATTTTATCGTCGACATGAAGTCCGTCGAGCATATAAACAGCAGCGGGCTCGGAATATTGATAGCAAGCCTGAATACTGTTCGCCAGGCAGGCGGCGATATGAAGATCGCAAACGCCGGTTCGCGCGTTCTCGATCTTTTCAAGATCACGAAGCTCAATCAGATTTTCAATTCTTACAAGTCCGTTGATGAAGCGGCGAAAGAGCTCACCTGA